A window of Mucilaginibacter sp. PAMC 26640 contains these coding sequences:
- a CDS encoding ABC transporter has product MPKAIKVENLSKAYQLGTFGTGTISHDLERYWARMRGKEDPFLKIGEENDRTTIGTGNMVWSLRDINFEIEQGDAVGIIGRNGAGKSTLLKILSRTTTPTTGKVRMKGRVASLLEVGTGFHPELSGRENIYLNGAVLGMRKAEIKRKFDEIVDFSGVQRYIDTPVKRYSSGMYVRLAFAVAAHLESEILIVDEVLAVGDAEFQKKCMGKMGDISKGEGRTVLFVSHNMAAIQNLCKSAILLSNGKLNIIGDTSKVINAYLNGKTNAIAEYVFKEQNANGIGYATKLSILDVKDNYVSEIFIGQSWKIQLHFKILKQVSGLVVALGMINSHDISIRTSWSKPNEYQEGDYVATFVEDKIHFTTGKYKLVVGISIGKHSVQYIDEEIYMNISDLVEQIDETVMANNGIIFNQMEIDIKPATNF; this is encoded by the coding sequence ATGCCTAAAGCTATCAAAGTTGAAAATTTATCGAAGGCTTATCAGCTGGGCACCTTTGGTACCGGTACTATTTCGCACGATCTGGAACGTTACTGGGCGAGGATGCGGGGCAAGGAAGATCCTTTTTTAAAAATAGGCGAGGAAAACGACCGCACGACCATCGGCACAGGTAATATGGTTTGGAGCTTGCGTGATATCAATTTTGAGATTGAGCAAGGCGACGCAGTGGGTATTATCGGCAGAAACGGCGCAGGCAAAAGTACGCTGCTGAAAATATTAAGTCGTACTACAACGCCAACAACTGGCAAAGTAAGAATGAAAGGCCGTGTAGCCAGTTTACTGGAAGTAGGCACAGGCTTTCACCCTGAACTATCCGGTCGAGAAAATATCTACCTCAACGGCGCGGTGCTGGGCATGCGCAAAGCCGAAATCAAACGCAAGTTTGATGAGATAGTAGATTTTTCGGGGGTACAACGCTATATTGATACGCCTGTTAAACGTTATTCATCGGGCATGTACGTGAGGCTGGCCTTTGCTGTTGCTGCCCACCTGGAAAGCGAAATTTTGATTGTAGATGAAGTACTTGCAGTGGGCGATGCAGAATTTCAGAAAAAATGCATGGGTAAAATGGGCGATATCAGCAAAGGTGAAGGCCGCACTGTATTATTCGTGAGCCACAATATGGCGGCTATACAAAACCTTTGCAAAAGTGCCATCCTCCTTAGTAATGGCAAACTGAATATTATCGGAGATACCAGTAAAGTGATAAATGCCTATTTAAACGGAAAAACAAATGCCATTGCCGAATACGTTTTTAAAGAGCAAAATGCCAATGGAATAGGTTATGCCACTAAACTCAGCATTCTGGATGTTAAGGACAATTATGTCAGCGAAATTTTCATAGGGCAATCATGGAAAATTCAGCTGCATTTCAAAATCCTGAAGCAGGTGAGTGGCTTAGTAGTTGCTTTAGGAATGATCAATTCTCATGATATCTCTATCAGAACATCCTGGAGCAAGCCAAATGAATACCAAGAAGGTGATTATGTAGCTACTTTTGTAGAGGACAAAATACATTTTACAACGGGTAAGTATAAATTGGTGGTTGGTATTTCTATTGGTAAGCATTCTGTTCAATACATCGACGAAGAGATCTACATGAATATTTCTGATTTAGTTGAGCAGATTGACGAAACAGTGATGGCTAACAACGGCATAATATTCAATCAAATGGAAATCGACATAAAACCTGCAACAAATTTTTAA
- a CDS encoding antitermination protein NusG — protein sequence MVLNTDTGQLKWYPVCTLPRAEKKAYANLTSKGIEAYLPLQKRLKQWSDRKKWVEEPLIKSYIFVRIADNEQAGVLMTNGIARFIYFSGRITSMPNRQIEDLKLLMASALDLEITEENLQPGEKIVIKAGPLKGLTGEMIAYRSQKQLLLRLESLGCSIVVNVASAYIDRF from the coding sequence ATGGTTTTAAACACTGATACCGGGCAGCTTAAATGGTATCCCGTATGTACCCTTCCGCGTGCTGAAAAAAAAGCCTACGCGAATTTAACAAGCAAAGGGATTGAGGCCTACCTGCCTCTTCAAAAACGTCTGAAACAATGGAGCGACAGAAAAAAATGGGTGGAAGAGCCGCTTATAAAGTCGTACATTTTTGTACGCATTGCTGATAACGAACAAGCTGGTGTTTTAATGACCAACGGTATTGCACGATTTATCTACTTTTCGGGCCGGATAACTTCTATGCCCAACAGACAAATTGAAGACCTAAAGTTGTTGATGGCAAGCGCACTTGACCTTGAAATAACAGAAGAAAATTTGCAACCGGGGGAAAAGATAGTAATCAAAGCAGGACCATTAAAAGGGCTAACAGGCGAAATGATTGCATACCGGTCGCAAAAACAATTACTATTACGACTGGAGAGCCTTGGTTGCTCTATTGTTGTAAATGTTGCGTCGGCATATATTGATAGGTTTTAA
- a CDS encoding tyrosine protein kinase, whose translation MEETENLKKKLPHQEIDYFKIAKILISRWYWVAGSLSVFVIWSYVFLWYTPKTYATSGVLKLEEKKSEIGDLSNVLNTSERGPSRIQSETSVMTSHTVVLNAIKDLNYDISFFVEGRVRTTELYPQKPLIIEKVQFDSLNFFREMVAYKPINNKTFNLSYKAGDKDISNNYSYNSPVTLGPTSFVIRYPYGINKKAVILFRFNTAEDFVGRVRGGLRAGETVKNSNVLALQMTDANPQFAADILNAVMNEYLIYDRSRKTQSATQMINFIDQQLKYLSGEVKNSEKSIQNFRQKNRLMEVSSAAETALGKAKELESQQAILKLQLLAIDDVKEKIIKEKNNVNLNFDAGSGQIEGALPAMITRLDGLISQRTELLKTYKYESQPIQDINKNILQIKNSALISLNSSYTTIKRNLDYLGTQLGQINSQISVFPVADRDLISLRRDFEINEKVYSFLSEKKLESQITRSGILPGATIIEQAQPNYSPVAPNEHDVHRSAMIFGIAVGLGLIILIRVLNPYIYDKETIESLTTIPIIGVIRKFPDKIDEDNNQILAVSKPKSIFAESVRSVRTNLNFIASEKQSKIICITSEVAGEGKSFVAVNLSSTLSLIDKKVILIGADLRRSKLHKTFNVPNDNGLSSYLAHQTSLDEIILHSKQQGNLDFIVSGPVPPNPSELLHTDRMKDLIAELGLRYDIIMIDTAPIGLVSDAIPLIRMSDINIFVIRAGKSKYYSATVPQRIAQEYQLNNTVIVLNAFAEDLLHSRYYTTKFTGDYSSGYYYYSDYSGGYASSGYYTDDEKKRWWDIKRFFK comes from the coding sequence ATGGAAGAAACGGAAAATCTAAAAAAGAAACTACCTCACCAGGAGATTGACTATTTTAAAATAGCTAAAATACTCATCAGCAGATGGTATTGGGTGGCTGGTTCATTATCAGTTTTTGTAATCTGGTCATACGTCTTTTTATGGTACACGCCAAAAACTTATGCTACCAGCGGCGTATTAAAACTAGAGGAAAAAAAATCAGAGATCGGAGACCTTTCCAACGTATTAAACACATCAGAACGCGGGCCGTCGAGGATCCAAAGTGAAACATCGGTAATGACGAGCCATACGGTTGTGCTTAACGCTATAAAAGATTTAAATTATGATATAAGTTTTTTTGTAGAGGGACGTGTGCGTACAACTGAACTATATCCCCAAAAACCGCTTATAATTGAAAAAGTACAGTTCGACAGTCTGAACTTTTTCCGCGAAATGGTGGCCTACAAACCGATAAACAATAAAACTTTCAACCTAAGCTACAAGGCAGGCGATAAAGATATTTCAAACAATTACAGTTATAACAGCCCTGTTACCTTGGGGCCAACCAGCTTCGTAATTCGCTATCCTTACGGGATCAATAAAAAAGCGGTTATACTTTTCAGGTTTAACACCGCCGAGGATTTTGTGGGTAGAGTGCGCGGCGGACTACGGGCGGGTGAAACAGTAAAAAATTCGAATGTGCTTGCCTTGCAAATGACAGATGCAAATCCCCAATTTGCTGCGGATATTTTAAATGCAGTGATGAACGAGTATTTGATTTACGATAGGAGTCGTAAAACGCAATCAGCTACTCAAATGATCAATTTCATTGATCAACAATTAAAATACCTGTCGGGAGAGGTAAAGAATTCAGAAAAATCCATACAGAATTTCAGGCAAAAAAACCGGCTGATGGAAGTAAGTTCGGCTGCTGAAACCGCATTAGGTAAGGCCAAAGAACTGGAATCACAGCAGGCAATATTAAAACTGCAACTTTTAGCCATCGATGATGTAAAGGAAAAGATCATTAAGGAAAAAAATAACGTCAATCTTAACTTTGACGCTGGAAGCGGGCAAATAGAAGGTGCATTACCAGCTATGATTACACGGCTAGACGGATTAATTTCTCAGCGTACCGAATTGTTAAAAACCTATAAGTACGAATCTCAGCCCATTCAGGATATCAATAAAAACATTCTGCAAATAAAAAATTCAGCTTTAATAAGCTTAAATTCTTCCTATACAACCATTAAAAGAAACCTGGATTATTTAGGAACACAACTGGGGCAAATCAATTCCCAGATCTCCGTGTTCCCGGTGGCTGATCGTGATTTGATTAGTCTGCGCCGTGATTTCGAGATCAATGAAAAAGTATACTCATTCTTGTCGGAGAAAAAACTGGAGTCGCAAATTACCCGTTCGGGCATATTACCGGGAGCGACGATCATAGAGCAGGCACAGCCAAACTACTCGCCTGTTGCCCCAAATGAACATGATGTACACCGCTCTGCAATGATTTTTGGCATTGCCGTAGGCTTGGGTCTTATCATATTGATCAGGGTTTTGAACCCATATATCTACGATAAGGAAACCATAGAAAGCCTTACCACTATTCCAATAATTGGTGTGATAAGAAAGTTTCCGGATAAGATAGATGAAGATAATAATCAGATTTTAGCGGTCAGCAAGCCAAAATCAATATTCGCGGAGTCTGTTCGATCTGTGCGTACCAATTTAAATTTTATAGCGTCTGAAAAACAAAGTAAAATTATTTGTATCACGTCTGAAGTTGCCGGCGAAGGAAAATCATTTGTGGCAGTGAATCTTTCCAGTACATTATCCCTGATAGATAAGAAAGTTATCCTGATAGGTGCCGATTTACGCAGGTCTAAATTGCATAAGACTTTTAACGTGCCTAATGATAATGGTTTAAGCAGTTACCTGGCCCATCAAACCTCGCTTGATGAAATTATCTTGCATTCAAAGCAACAGGGCAACCTTGATTTCATTGTATCCGGCCCTGTACCACCAAACCCTTCAGAGCTATTGCATACCGATAGGATGAAAGACCTGATTGCCGAACTCGGTTTACGTTACGATATTATAATGATAGATACGGCGCCGATAGGGTTAGTATCTGATGCCATTCCGTTGATAAGGATGAGCGATATTAACATCTTTGTGATCCGTGCCGGTAAATCCAAATATTATTCGGCAACCGTTCCGCAGCGGATAGCGCAGGAATACCAGCTGAATAACACAGTAATTGTTTTGAATGCATTTGCTGAAGATTTATTGCATTCGAGATATTACACAACAAAGTTTACGGGTGATTACAGTTCAGGCTACTACTATTACTCTGATTATAGTGGCGGCTATGCATCATCAGGCTATTATACCGATGATGAAAAAAAACGGTGGTGGGACATAAAGCGTTTCTTTAAATAG
- a CDS encoding glycosyltransferase: protein MNNLKISIITVSYNAGVTIERCIRSVIEQSYNNIQYIIIDGASGDDTMGIVAKYSQYIDVVVSETDHGIYDAMNKGIRLAKGDVVGMLNADDTFTDANAVTDIAAAFTGNKTDILYADLNYLKQNGIVFRKWVSGEYKHGMFNKGWMPPHPTFYCKREIFKEFGNYSLQYGTAADYELMLRFIHVHKMQVFYLNRVLVNMYTGGVSNNSYRGRAKVLFLDFIAMRKNKIKYPVIALFLKRLTKIKQFF from the coding sequence GTGAATAATTTAAAGATATCTATCATAACCGTTTCATATAACGCGGGCGTTACAATAGAAAGGTGTATACGATCTGTGATTGAACAAAGTTATAATAATATACAATATATTATTATTGATGGCGCTTCCGGCGATGATACGATGGGTATTGTAGCTAAATATAGCCAGTACATTGATGTTGTTGTTTCTGAAACTGATCATGGGATTTATGATGCAATGAATAAAGGTATAAGACTGGCTAAAGGCGATGTGGTAGGCATGCTCAATGCAGACGATACTTTTACGGATGCAAACGCCGTAACTGATATTGCAGCTGCATTTACCGGAAACAAAACAGATATCCTATATGCCGATTTAAACTATTTGAAACAAAATGGAATCGTTTTCCGTAAATGGGTGTCAGGCGAATATAAACACGGCATGTTCAATAAAGGGTGGATGCCGCCTCATCCAACCTTTTATTGCAAAAGAGAAATTTTTAAAGAGTTTGGAAATTACAGCCTCCAATATGGTACCGCTGCTGATTATGAGTTAATGCTAAGATTTATCCACGTGCATAAAATGCAGGTTTTTTATCTGAACAGGGTACTTGTTAACATGTACACTGGCGGTGTTAGTAACAATAGTTACAGGGGGCGTGCCAAAGTATTATTTTTGGATTTTATAGCTATGCGAAAAAATAAAATAAAATATCCGGTTATCGCATTATTTCTAAAGCGTTTAACTAAAATTAAACAGTTTTTTTGA
- a CDS encoding undecaprenyl-phosphate alpha-N-acetylglucosaminyl 1-phosphate transferase, with product MSEYLNTYFIYYIFIVAFSVFITSLSIPSILHVARTRHLYDDVGHFRKQHDHGIPRLGGVAIFASFNITMLLFSMVDKSLPVSYLLTSSIILFAMGLKDDLSGVNSSTKFLIQFFVAAILVLLGNIRLTSMYGVFGIYDISYVLSSVISILFIMLVVNAFNLIDGIDGLAGTTCIVVNGSFTVLFVSIKQYELAAISLTIVGAVIGFLRYNLTPAKIFMGDTGSLLIGLISAVMAVNFIEVNKFSSHNIPGVFSAPALTFAILIGPIFDTLRIFILRIFKGVSPFTADRNHIHHRVLRLGFNHMQTTLILATLNILTIVMVLLFSALGNFALIGIILGNSLLFNWATTFCLRSKERESYNLRNLFA from the coding sequence ATGTCAGAATATTTAAACACCTATTTCATTTACTATATTTTTATAGTAGCTTTTTCCGTATTTATCACATCGCTTTCCATCCCATCCATTTTGCACGTTGCCCGCACGCGGCACCTTTATGATGATGTAGGCCATTTCCGTAAGCAGCATGATCATGGTATACCAAGGCTGGGCGGCGTGGCCATTTTTGCCAGTTTTAATATTACTATGCTGCTGTTTAGTATGGTTGATAAAAGCCTTCCGGTGAGTTACTTGCTCACATCGAGTATAATTCTATTTGCTATGGGGCTAAAAGATGATCTTTCCGGCGTAAACTCAAGCACCAAATTTCTCATCCAGTTCTTTGTGGCAGCTATACTGGTATTACTCGGCAATATCAGACTGACCAGTATGTATGGCGTGTTTGGTATTTACGATATCAGTTATGTCCTGAGTTCGGTCATTTCTATTTTGTTTATCATGCTGGTTGTAAATGCCTTTAATCTTATCGACGGGATAGACGGATTAGCAGGTACAACCTGTATTGTTGTGAATGGCTCTTTTACAGTACTCTTTGTTTCTATTAAACAATATGAACTTGCCGCTATATCATTAACCATCGTAGGCGCTGTAATTGGATTTTTACGCTATAATCTTACTCCTGCCAAAATATTTATGGGCGATACCGGGTCCCTTCTTATCGGCCTTATCTCGGCTGTTATGGCGGTGAACTTTATAGAGGTAAATAAGTTTAGCAGTCACAATATTCCCGGTGTTTTTTCTGCACCTGCGCTAACGTTTGCAATTCTTATAGGGCCAATATTTGATACTTTAAGAATATTTATCCTGCGAATCTTTAAAGGTGTTTCGCCATTTACAGCGGATAGGAACCACATCCATCACCGGGTTTTGCGCCTTGGCTTCAATCATATGCAAACAACGCTTATATTGGCTACTCTTAACATTTTAACAATTGTTATGGTGTTGCTTTTTAGCGCGTTGGGTAACTTTGCATTAATAGGTATTATTTTAGGGAATTCTTTGCTTTTCAACTGGGCAACAACTTTTTGTTTACGCTCTAAAGAGCGGGAAAGCTATAATTTGCGTAACCTGTTTGCCTAG
- a CDS encoding type I glyceraldehyde-3-phosphate dehydrogenase, which translates to MRIAINGFGRIGRIFLRTILTRQNIDVVAINDLADTPTLAHLFKYDSVHRGFKGSVSSQHDGLLIDQKLIKTFQEKDPANLPWADLDIDLVVESTGKFISREGAAKHLAAGAKQVIISAPPADKTVPTVVLGVNDGSVDLKSSILSNASCTTNNVAAMVKILDDNWGITDGYITTVHSMTGDQNLHDAPHKDLRRARAASASIIPTTTGAAKAITAIFPHLTGHLGGAGIRVPVLNGSLTDFTCSLKKMPTVEEINAAFKAAADGPMKNILEYTEDPIVSTDILDNPHSCIFDAQLTSIVGGLVKVVGWYDNEMGYSSRLADLVEKINLMPQ; encoded by the coding sequence ATGAGGATAGCAATAAATGGCTTTGGGCGTATAGGCCGTATTTTTTTACGTACGATTCTCACAAGGCAAAATATAGATGTGGTAGCCATAAATGATCTGGCAGATACCCCAACCCTCGCGCATCTCTTCAAATACGATTCGGTACACAGGGGGTTTAAAGGCTCGGTAAGCAGTCAGCACGATGGGCTGTTGATCGATCAAAAACTTATAAAAACCTTCCAGGAAAAAGATCCGGCTAACCTTCCCTGGGCCGACCTTGATATTGACCTGGTGGTTGAATCAACCGGTAAATTTATAAGCAGGGAAGGTGCTGCCAAGCACCTCGCCGCCGGAGCAAAGCAAGTTATTATTTCGGCGCCACCCGCAGATAAAACAGTACCCACTGTAGTTTTAGGGGTGAATGATGGTTCTGTTGACCTTAAATCTTCAATACTGTCAAATGCTTCCTGCACCACAAACAATGTTGCTGCCATGGTAAAAATATTGGATGACAACTGGGGTATTACCGACGGTTATATAACCACCGTACACTCCATGACTGGCGACCAAAATTTGCACGATGCCCCGCATAAAGATTTGCGCCGGGCAAGGGCGGCGTCTGCATCTATCATTCCTACAACCACCGGTGCCGCAAAAGCCATAACCGCTATATTTCCTCATTTAACTGGGCATTTGGGAGGGGCAGGTATTCGTGTGCCTGTACTAAATGGTTCATTAACAGATTTTACCTGCAGCCTTAAAAAAATGCCCACCGTAGAAGAGATCAACGCGGCGTTTAAAGCAGCCGCTGATGGGCCGATGAAAAATATTTTGGAGTATACCGAAGACCCCATTGTATCAACCGATATATTGGATAATCCGCACAGTTGTATCTTTGATGCCCAGCTAACCTCCATTGTGGGTGGGCTTGTGAAAGTAGTGGGGTGGTATGATAACGAGATGGGATACTCCAGCCGACTGGCAGATCTGGTTGAAAAAATTAATCTTATGCCACAATGA
- a CDS encoding GCN5 family acetyltransferase — MIKFISADDVLPIRNEVLREGKLTPHECRFPNDDADTSFHLGYYINNNLVCIASFHPVEYKDFKGNAYQLRGMATTEEYRGKGYGNMLVNFAITYLRGQKVNYLWCNARKKAVPFYLGTGFEIVSPEFDVPGIGPHYIMYVKIT, encoded by the coding sequence ATGATCAAATTTATATCTGCGGATGATGTACTGCCTATTCGCAACGAGGTTTTGCGCGAAGGTAAATTAACGCCTCACGAATGCCGGTTTCCTAATGATGATGCCGACACCTCTTTTCATTTAGGGTATTACATCAATAATAACCTTGTATGTATCGCCTCTTTTCATCCTGTGGAATACAAGGATTTTAAAGGTAATGCTTACCAGTTGAGGGGTATGGCAACAACCGAAGAATATAGGGGTAAAGGGTATGGAAATATGCTGGTTAACTTTGCCATCACCTACTTGCGTGGCCAAAAAGTGAATTACCTTTGGTGTAATGCCCGTAAAAAGGCAGTGCCATTTTATTTAGGTACTGGTTTCGAGATCGTTTCGCCGGAGTTTGATGTGCCGGGAATAGGCCCGCATTATATTATGTATGTTAAAATAACTTGA
- the pgk gene encoding phosphoglycerate kinase (Converts 3-phospho-D-glycerate to 3-phospho-D-glyceroyl phosphate during the glycolysis pathway) gives MKTIDLITFNGKKALIRVDFNVPLDKDYNITDDNRMTAALPTIKKILKDGGAVILMSHLGRPKNGPTEEFSLKHIVPHLADLLGQEVQFADDCIGEQAVEKAKALGQGEVLLLENLRFYKEEEKGDKDFAEKLSKLGDIYVNDAFGTAHRAHASTAVIAQFFPDAKFFGYLMAAELTNAEKILNGAAKPFTAIMGGSKVSDKIELIEKLLDKVDNLIIGGGMAYTFAKADGGNIGTSLVEADKLELALSLVKKAKEKGVNLLLPVDNVTADDFSNDANTGVAKTGQIPDGWMGLDIGPETVKIFSKVVEESKTILWNGPMGVFEMEKFLIGTKAIAEAVAKATDNGAFSLIGGGDSAAAVAKFDMVDDVSYVSTGGGALLEYMEGKELPGVKAINE, from the coding sequence ATGAAAACAATCGATCTGATTACCTTCAACGGTAAAAAAGCTCTTATCCGGGTAGACTTCAATGTCCCATTGGATAAAGATTACAATATTACCGATGATAACCGTATGACTGCGGCTTTGCCTACCATAAAAAAGATATTAAAGGATGGGGGTGCCGTTATATTGATGTCGCATTTAGGCAGACCTAAAAATGGGCCAACCGAAGAGTTTTCGTTAAAACATATTGTGCCCCATCTGGCCGATCTTTTAGGGCAGGAAGTACAGTTTGCTGATGATTGTATAGGTGAGCAGGCAGTTGAAAAAGCTAAAGCACTGGGCCAAGGCGAGGTTTTATTATTAGAGAACCTGCGTTTTTATAAAGAAGAAGAAAAAGGTGATAAGGATTTTGCAGAAAAGTTATCAAAATTGGGTGATATATATGTAAACGATGCATTTGGAACCGCTCACCGCGCCCATGCTTCTACAGCAGTTATCGCACAATTCTTCCCTGATGCGAAGTTCTTTGGCTATTTGATGGCAGCTGAATTAACCAACGCAGAGAAAATTCTGAATGGTGCCGCTAAACCATTTACTGCTATCATGGGTGGATCCAAAGTATCTGACAAGATAGAGCTGATCGAGAAATTGCTGGATAAAGTAGATAACCTGATCATTGGCGGCGGTATGGCATATACTTTTGCTAAGGCTGATGGCGGGAATATCGGTACATCATTGGTAGAAGCCGACAAGCTCGAACTGGCACTTAGCCTGGTGAAAAAAGCAAAAGAAAAAGGTGTAAACCTGTTGTTGCCGGTAGATAACGTTACAGCCGATGATTTCTCAAATGATGCCAATACAGGTGTAGCCAAAACGGGTCAGATTCCTGATGGCTGGATGGGACTGGATATTGGCCCTGAAACGGTAAAGATCTTTAGTAAAGTAGTAGAGGAGTCAAAAACCATTCTATGGAACGGGCCAATGGGCGTGTTTGAGATGGAAAAATTCCTGATCGGTACCAAAGCAATTGCTGAGGCAGTTGCAAAAGCAACGGATAACGGCGCATTTTCACTTATCGGCGGTGGCGATTCAGCAGCAGCTGTAGCCAAGTTTGATATGGTAGACGATGTGAGCTATGTATCTACAGGCGGCGGCGCTTTGTTAGAATATATGGAAGGAAAGGAATTACCGGGCGTTAAGGCAATAAACGAATAA
- a CDS encoding GMC family oxidoreductase, protein MININSKGTAQHTYDAIVIGSGISGGWAAKELCDQGMKTLVLERGRDVRHLKDYPTATKNPWDFPHHGRLPLHVKGENPIADKCYAFTEATEHFFVKDKEHPYVQKKPFDWIRGYQVGGKSLLWARQTQRWSKFDFEGPARDGFAVDWPIRYDDIAPWYSHVERFAGIAGNKDGLETLPDGEFLPPWEMNVVEKSIRDRIMAAYKDRDVVIGRCAHLTQPKEIHLQQGRGQCQARSLCDRGCPFGGYFSSNSSTLPWAARTGNLTLRPHSVVHSIIYDEQLGKATGVRVIDDQTKAATEYFAKIIFVNAATLNSNLILLNSTSARFPDGLGNDSGLLGKYVAFHNYRGSITAGMEGYKDRYYYGRRPTAVMMPNFRNVYKQETDFLRGYMTFYTASRAGWGHAAEGDQLGAQYKESISEPGDWSIYMMMQGETIPKATNRVSLSKEQKDEWGIPQLTFDVAYDDNDEKVLNDFLQQGAEMLEKAGCKNISTNDSKQAPGLDIHEVGGVRMGKDPKTSLLNRYNQLHSCPNVFVTDGACMTSTGTQNPSLTFMALTARAANFAVEALKKGMI, encoded by the coding sequence ATGATCAATATAAATTCAAAGGGTACTGCACAGCATACTTATGATGCTATCGTTATTGGCTCCGGAATTAGCGGTGGCTGGGCTGCTAAAGAGTTATGCGACCAAGGCATGAAAACGCTGGTGCTGGAGCGGGGCCGTGATGTTAGGCATTTGAAAGACTATCCAACGGCTACTAAAAACCCGTGGGATTTTCCGCACCACGGCCGCTTGCCTTTGCATGTAAAAGGCGAAAACCCTATCGCGGATAAATGCTATGCCTTTACCGAAGCAACGGAGCATTTTTTTGTAAAAGACAAGGAGCATCCCTATGTTCAAAAGAAACCTTTTGACTGGATTAGGGGGTACCAGGTTGGCGGTAAATCTTTACTTTGGGCGCGCCAAACCCAGCGTTGGAGTAAATTCGATTTTGAAGGCCCTGCAAGGGATGGTTTTGCGGTAGACTGGCCCATCCGGTATGATGACATTGCACCCTGGTATAGCCACGTAGAACGTTTTGCAGGGATTGCCGGTAATAAAGACGGACTTGAAACCCTGCCGGATGGCGAGTTTTTGCCACCCTGGGAAATGAACGTAGTTGAGAAATCTATTCGTGACAGGATAATGGCCGCTTATAAGGATCGGGACGTAGTTATTGGCCGTTGCGCCCATTTAACCCAGCCTAAGGAAATTCATTTGCAGCAGGGCAGGGGCCAATGCCAGGCACGCAGTCTGTGCGATAGAGGTTGCCCGTTCGGGGGATATTTTAGTTCCAACTCATCAACCCTGCCATGGGCCGCTAGAACGGGTAATCTTACCCTTCGTCCGCATTCGGTTGTCCACTCCATTATTTACGATGAGCAGTTGGGCAAAGCTACTGGCGTAAGGGTGATAGATGACCAAACAAAAGCGGCCACGGAGTATTTCGCTAAAATTATATTTGTTAACGCAGCCACTTTAAATTCCAATCTCATTCTCCTCAATTCTACCTCGGCACGGTTTCCGGATGGTTTGGGGAACGACAGCGGTTTGCTGGGTAAGTACGTGGCGTTTCATAATTATCGCGGATCTATCACCGCGGGTATGGAGGGTTACAAAGATAGATACTACTATGGCCGGAGACCAACGGCCGTGATGATGCCTAATTTTAGGAATGTATACAAGCAGGAAACAGATTTTTTACGCGGCTACATGACCTTTTATACGGCAAGCCGGGCCGGTTGGGGCCATGCTGCAGAAGGTGACCAGTTGGGTGCGCAATACAAAGAATCCATTAGTGAACCCGGTGATTGGAGCATTTACATGATGATGCAGGGAGAAACTATTCCTAAGGCAACAAACCGGGTAAGTTTAAGTAAGGAACAAAAGGATGAATGGGGGATACCGCAGCTAACCTTTGATGTTGCTTATGATGATAACGATGAAAAAGTGCTAAATGATTTTTTACAGCAAGGAGCCGAAATGCTGGAAAAAGCAGGTTGTAAGAACATCAGTACAAATGATAGTAAACAAGCCCCCGGCTTGGATATCCACGAGGTAGGCGGCGTACGCATGGGGAAAGATCCTAAAACCTCACTATTAAACAGGTACAATCAATTGCATAGTTGCCCCAATGTATTTGTTACAGATGGTGCTTGTATGACCTCTACCGGTACGCAAAATCCGTCGCTAACATTTATGGCCTTAACAGCGAGGGCAGCTAACTTCGCGGTTGAAGCGTTGAAGAAAGGGATGATTTAA